The Flavobacterium praedii genome window below encodes:
- a CDS encoding LacI family DNA-binding transcriptional regulator gives MKAKATLKQIAKELNVSVSTVSKALNDSPEISEQTKIRIKEYAKLKNYKPNVIGLNLKNRKTKTIGVIIPNILNSFFAKVFSGIEKAADEKGYNVIMCISNESIEKEAHTLEMLSNGTIDGFVLSISEEAQKLHEYNHFKEIINDGTPIVMFDRTSDEVECDKVIVDDFDSGLNATQNLIDLGCKNIALISSVDNLSVGKLRAEGYLIALSNNNIEVNENIIIRTDTEIDLIEKINDLYTNNLVDGVFALDENDSVGALKTGVKKGYKIPKDLKIIGFADGILASRRLSPSLTTVSQHGIEIGEVAVKLLIDRLESKEEHKPYETVIIKTKLKERESTK, from the coding sequence ATGAAAGCAAAAGCTACATTAAAACAAATTGCAAAAGAACTTAATGTTTCGGTATCGACTGTTTCTAAGGCGCTTAATGACAGTCCAGAGATTAGTGAACAAACAAAAATCAGAATAAAGGAGTATGCCAAACTTAAAAACTACAAACCTAATGTTATTGGTTTAAATCTTAAAAACCGTAAAACAAAAACTATAGGTGTAATTATCCCTAATATTTTAAATTCATTTTTTGCTAAAGTTTTTAGTGGTATTGAAAAAGCTGCCGACGAAAAAGGGTATAACGTTATTATGTGTATTTCAAATGAATCCATTGAAAAAGAAGCACATACTTTGGAGATGTTAAGTAATGGTACTATTGATGGTTTTGTTTTGTCTATTTCTGAAGAAGCACAAAAATTACATGAGTACAATCATTTTAAAGAAATTATCAATGATGGAACTCCAATTGTTATGTTTGATAGAACTTCAGATGAAGTAGAATGCGATAAAGTTATAGTTGATGATTTTGACTCTGGTCTTAATGCAACTCAAAATCTAATTGATTTAGGATGTAAAAACATTGCTTTAATTTCTTCTGTGGATAATTTAAGTGTGGGTAAATTAAGAGCCGAAGGATATCTAATAGCTTTGAGTAATAATAATATTGAAGTAAATGAAAATATTATCATTCGTACGGATACCGAAATAGATCTTATTGAAAAGATAAATGACTTGTATACTAATAATCTTGTTGATGGAGTTTTTGCCTTAGATGAAAATGATTCAGTAGGTGCATTGAAAACAGGTGTCAAAAAAGGGTATAAAATCCCGAAAGATCTTAAAATAATTGGTTTTGCAGATGGTATTCTTGCTTCAAGACGTTTGTCTCCAAGTTTAACTACTGTCAGTCAACACGGTATTGAAATTGGCGAAGTAGCTGTTAAATTGTTAATTGATAGATTAGAATCAAAAGAAGAACACAAACCTTATGAAACGGTTATTATTAAAACAAAATTAAAGGAAAGAGAGTCTACTAAATAA
- the rplM gene encoding 50S ribosomal protein L13 — protein sequence MNALSYKTISTTKANSTKEWIVVDADGHNLGRLASKVAMILRGKYKPSYTPHVDCGDNVIVINSEKINLTGNKMDEKTYIRHTGYPGGQRTLTAKVLQSKNPALLVEKAVKGMLPKNKLGAELFRNLNVVVGSEHKQGAQKPRTVNLNDLK from the coding sequence GTGAACGCATTAAGCTACAAGACAATTTCAACAACAAAAGCCAATTCTACAAAAGAATGGATTGTTGTAGATGCTGACGGTCATAACTTAGGTCGTCTTGCTTCAAAAGTCGCTATGATTTTAAGAGGTAAGTACAAACCAAGTTATACGCCACACGTGGACTGTGGAGATAACGTAATTGTTATCAACTCAGAAAAAATCAACCTTACAGGTAACAAAATGGATGAAAAAACATACATCCGTCACACTGGTTACCCTGGAGGACAAAGAACTTTAACTGCTAAAGTATTGCAATCAAAAAATCCTGCATTACTAGTTGAGAAAGCTGTAAAAGGAATGTTACCTAAAAACAAATTAGGAGCTGAACTTTTTAGAAATTTAAATGTTGTTGTAGGATCTGAGCACAAACAAGGAGCTCAAAAACCTAGAACTGTTAACCTAAACGATCTTAAGTAA
- the rpsI gene encoding 30S ribosomal protein S9: MGVIHKIGRRKTAVARVYVSEGTGVIVVNKKPFATYFPTATLQYKVMQPMSMTENASNFDVKVNVYGGGSTGQAEAVRMALARVMCEVNAENRAILKPEGLLTRDPRMVERKKFGQKKARKRFQFSKR; encoded by the coding sequence ATGGGAGTTATTCACAAAATCGGTAGAAGAAAAACCGCTGTTGCACGTGTGTATGTTTCTGAAGGAACAGGAGTTATCGTTGTAAACAAAAAACCATTCGCAACTTATTTCCCAACTGCTACTTTACAGTACAAAGTTATGCAACCAATGTCTATGACAGAAAATGCATCTAACTTTGACGTAAAAGTAAACGTTTATGGAGGTGGTTCAACTGGACAAGCAGAAGCTGTTAGAATGGCATTAGCACGCGTAATGTGTGAAGTAAATGCTGAAAACAGAGCAATCTTGAAACCAGAAGGTTTATTAACTAGAGATCCAAGAATGGTTGAACGTAAAAAATTCGGTCAGAAGAAAGCTCGTAAGAGATTCCAATTCTCTAAACGTTAA
- the rpsB gene encoding 30S ribosomal protein S2, with protein MSNKVEVKELLEAGVHFGHMTRKWDPNMAPYIYMERNGIHIINLYKTAAKIEEANDALKKIAASGRKILFVATKKQAKDIVADKAKAANMPYITERWPGGMLTNFVTIRKAVKKMATIDKMKKDGTFMTLSKKERLQVDRLRAKLEKNLGSIADMSRLPAALFVVDIKAEHIAIKEAQKLNIPVFAMVDTNSDPREVDYVIPANDDASKSIDKILSLVTASIIDGLANRTSDKETDATEVVAETEAPVAEVPAVEAPVAPATEE; from the coding sequence ATGTCAAACAAAGTAGAAGTAAAAGAATTACTAGAAGCAGGTGTTCATTTTGGACACATGACTAGAAAATGGGATCCAAACATGGCTCCTTACATTTATATGGAGCGTAATGGTATTCACATTATCAATCTATATAAAACTGCAGCAAAAATCGAAGAAGCAAATGATGCTTTGAAAAAAATTGCTGCTTCAGGTAGAAAAATATTATTTGTTGCTACCAAAAAACAAGCAAAAGACATCGTTGCTGATAAAGCAAAAGCTGCAAACATGCCTTACATCACTGAAAGATGGCCTGGTGGAATGCTAACTAACTTCGTAACTATCCGTAAAGCTGTTAAAAAAATGGCTACTATTGATAAAATGAAGAAAGATGGTACATTCATGACCCTTTCTAAAAAAGAGCGTTTGCAAGTTGATCGTCTTCGTGCTAAACTAGAGAAAAACTTAGGTTCAATCGCAGATATGTCTAGACTTCCTGCAGCATTGTTCGTAGTAGATATCAAAGCGGAACACATCGCAATAAAAGAAGCTCAAAAATTAAACATTCCAGTTTTTGCAATGGTTGATACTAATTCTGATCCACGTGAAGTAGATTATGTTATCCCTGCAAATGATGATGCTTCTAAATCAATTGATAAAATTTTATCTTTAGTAACTGCTTCAATTATCGATGGTCTTGCAAACAGAACATCTGACAAAGAAACAGATGCTACTGAAGTTGTTGCCGAAACTGAAGCTCCTGTAGCTGAAGTTCCTGCAGTTGAAGCTCCTGTAGCTCCAGCAACTGAAGAATAA
- the tsf gene encoding translation elongation factor Ts: MATITAADVNKLRTITGAGMMDCKKALVEADGDFDLAIENLRKKGQKVAANRSDRESTEGAAIAVVNADKTAGVVITLNCETDFVGMNENFVKMATEMANLALNYNTKEEFLAADFNGITVAEKLIEQTGVIGEKLEIRTFEKLEGAFIGSYIHSGNKIATLVALSANIAGTDEVARNIAMQAAAMSPIALDEHGVDADTIAKEIEIAKDVLRQEGKPEAMLDNIAKGKLARFFKDNTLVNQDYIKDNKLSVAAYAKSLDKDLTVTGFKRAALG, translated from the coding sequence ATGGCAACAATTACTGCTGCAGACGTAAATAAATTAAGAACAATCACTGGTGCAGGTATGATGGACTGCAAAAAAGCTTTGGTTGAAGCAGACGGAGATTTTGATTTAGCTATCGAAAACTTACGTAAAAAAGGACAAAAAGTAGCCGCTAACCGTTCTGATAGAGAATCTACAGAAGGTGCTGCAATTGCTGTTGTTAATGCAGACAAAACTGCTGGAGTTGTTATCACATTAAACTGTGAAACTGACTTCGTAGGGATGAATGAAAACTTTGTTAAAATGGCTACTGAAATGGCTAATTTAGCATTGAACTACAACACAAAAGAAGAATTCTTAGCTGCTGATTTCAACGGAATCACTGTTGCTGAAAAATTAATCGAACAAACTGGAGTTATTGGTGAAAAATTAGAAATCAGAACTTTCGAGAAATTAGAAGGTGCTTTTATCGGTTCTTACATTCACTCTGGAAACAAAATCGCTACTTTGGTAGCTTTATCTGCAAACATTGCAGGAACTGACGAAGTTGCAAGAAACATCGCTATGCAAGCTGCAGCTATGTCTCCTATTGCTTTGGACGAACATGGAGTAGATGCTGACACTATCGCTAAAGAAATCGAAATTGCTAAAGATGTTTTACGTCAAGAAGGTAAACCAGAAGCAATGTTAGACAATATTGCTAAAGGAAAATTAGCTCGTTTCTTTAAAGACAACACTTTAGTTAACCAAGACTACATTAAAGACAATAAATTAAGTGTTGCTGCTTATGCTAAATCTTTAGACAAAGATCTTACTGTAACTGGCTTCAAGAGAGCTGCTTTAGGATAA
- a CDS encoding MFS transporter: MIKKYLNNFKDFPKEIWILTLITFINRAGTMVVPFLSKYMKENLQFSYSQIGWVMVFFGVGSIIGTWLSGKLSDKIGFYKVMVFSLFASGIVFILLQYATTFEELCIGILVLTSIADMFRPAMLVCLKTYTKKENRARAFALTRAAVNLGFLFGPVLGGLIIMQMGYGYIFYVDGATCILAIIVFMLFVKEKALPVKLKASNSAPKKVSIRRDHPFMLHLLICMITGILFFQIFTTLPLYHKERFNMSEFDSGLLLSLNGLLILLFELPIVNYVIRNKINNHRVIFIGLLFMSTSFLLLLFPWEGALIPMMLFMTFGVMLTFPFANSFAMGRSYESHEGKYMAAFTMSYSFAHILSAKSGMEIIQVYGYETNWLFMAGLGVAGSLLVFKLFHMVEKEELNNNDRKVDAIFLDE; encoded by the coding sequence ATGATAAAAAAATACCTAAACAATTTTAAAGATTTTCCAAAAGAAATTTGGATACTTACGTTAATTACTTTTATCAATAGAGCTGGAACTATGGTTGTTCCCTTTCTCTCAAAGTACATGAAGGAAAATTTGCAATTCAGTTATAGTCAAATTGGCTGGGTGATGGTTTTCTTTGGAGTTGGTTCAATAATTGGGACGTGGCTTAGTGGTAAATTATCAGACAAAATCGGCTTTTATAAGGTGATGGTTTTTAGTTTATTTGCTAGCGGAATAGTTTTTATTTTGTTGCAATATGCAACTACTTTCGAAGAGCTTTGTATAGGTATACTTGTACTGACTAGTATTGCTGATATGTTTCGACCTGCTATGTTGGTCTGTCTAAAAACTTATACCAAAAAGGAAAATAGGGCTCGTGCTTTTGCGTTAACTCGTGCGGCTGTTAACTTAGGATTTCTTTTTGGACCTGTATTAGGAGGATTGATAATTATGCAAATGGGGTATGGATATATATTTTATGTTGATGGCGCAACCTGTATTTTAGCTATAATTGTGTTTATGCTTTTTGTTAAGGAAAAGGCTTTACCTGTTAAGTTAAAAGCAAGTAATAGTGCTCCTAAAAAAGTTTCTATAAGAAGAGATCATCCTTTTATGTTGCATTTGTTGATATGTATGATTACGGGGATTTTGTTTTTTCAAATTTTCACAACATTGCCTTTGTATCACAAGGAAAGATTTAATATGTCTGAGTTTGATAGTGGATTGCTTTTAAGTTTAAATGGATTGCTTATTTTGCTTTTTGAACTTCCAATAGTAAATTATGTAATTAGAAATAAAATAAACAACCACAGAGTTATTTTTATTGGGTTATTGTTTATGTCAACTAGCTTTTTACTCTTATTGTTTCCTTGGGAGGGTGCATTGATACCAATGATGCTATTTATGACATTTGGAGTAATGTTAACTTTTCCTTTTGCAAACTCTTTTGCAATGGGAAGATCGTACGAATCTCATGAAGGAAAGTATATGGCTGCATTTACTATGAGTTATAGTTTTGCTCATATTCTAAGTGCTAAATCTGGTATGGAGATAATTCAAGTATATGGGTATGAGACAAACTGGTTATTTATGGCTGGATTAGGTGTAGCAGGTTCTTTGCTGGTATTTAAATTGTTCCATATGGTTGAGAAGGAAGAATTAAATAATAATGATAGAAAAGTTGATGCTATTTTTCTTGACGAATAA
- a CDS encoding exopolyphosphatase → MKEKLHYLIVCLILSYSAQAQLYGGIEIGSKGIKMTVLDVESIKKNTYDVKEFWTENVGIAAGISQDGTLFKEDIEKAGTVVYNNYKKMLSEYKIEDKNIFIVASSGVGLATNTAELVDKIKSLTNKKIEIISSSLEAKLLLRGCIPPKNYLNSVIIDIGGGNTKGGYAKDINGSSVFFPISCDYGTVTLTELINKKCKQKTVFEFSEVLFDYLPTVRESFKKMYSSRAESQEKSNVYISGGAAWAFYTLSTGIKAEENFTQVQYDDILSIRATAENSFQRFEANGRENVEIQRVLNTYQRKYLIAAFNLLETSLEVLPNIQSKKIYFAKQGQIAWLVSYVFDNAKGVKQVF, encoded by the coding sequence ATGAAAGAGAAATTACACTACTTAATTGTCTGCCTAATACTCTCCTATTCTGCTCAGGCACAACTATATGGTGGAATAGAAATAGGAAGTAAAGGAATAAAAATGACTGTTCTTGATGTAGAAAGTATCAAAAAAAACACTTACGATGTAAAGGAATTTTGGACTGAAAACGTTGGAATAGCCGCTGGTATTTCACAAGATGGTACCCTTTTTAAAGAAGATATTGAAAAAGCAGGAACTGTAGTTTATAACAATTACAAAAAAATGCTTAGCGAATACAAAATTGAAGATAAAAACATTTTCATTGTAGCCTCATCAGGAGTAGGTCTAGCTACTAATACAGCAGAATTAGTAGACAAAATCAAATCTTTAACTAATAAAAAAATAGAAATAATCTCCTCATCACTAGAAGCAAAATTGCTTTTAAGAGGTTGTATCCCTCCTAAAAATTATTTAAACTCAGTTATTATTGATATCGGAGGAGGAAACACTAAAGGAGGATATGCTAAAGACATTAATGGTTCCTCTGTATTTTTCCCAATATCTTGTGACTATGGAACAGTTACATTAACTGAGCTTATCAACAAAAAATGCAAACAAAAAACAGTTTTTGAATTTAGTGAAGTCTTATTCGATTACTTACCTACAGTAAGAGAGAGCTTTAAAAAAATGTATTCTAGTAGAGCTGAATCACAAGAAAAAAGCAATGTATACATTTCTGGAGGTGCTGCATGGGCATTTTACACACTTTCTACAGGAATTAAAGCAGAAGAAAATTTCACTCAAGTTCAGTATGATGACATCTTAAGCATTAGAGCAACCGCTGAAAACAGTTTCCAGAGATTTGAAGCTAATGGTAGAGAAAACGTAGAAATCCAAAGAGTATTAAACACTTACCAACGCAAGTATTTAATAGCCGCTTTTAATCTACTTGAAACCTCACTAGAAGTCCTTCCAAACATACAAAGTAAAAAAATATATTTTGCTAAACAAGGTCAAATTGCTTGGTTAGTGAGTTATGTATTTGATAATGCTAAAGGAGTTAAACAAGTCTTTTAA
- a CDS encoding DNA-3-methyladenine glycosylase I, translated as MKTQRKRCSWCTSSELYQKYHDEEWGVPVYDDKTLFEFLILETFQAGLSWITILNKRENFRAAFDAFDYIKIANYTEPKIQDLLQDPGIIRNQLKIRSAVSNAISFIKIQEEFGSFSKYIWDFVDGKPIINNRKNISEVQATTPLSDAISKDLKKRGFKFVGSTVIYAHMQATGMVNDHTEDCWKAPQHQ; from the coding sequence ATGAAAACACAACGTAAAAGATGCAGTTGGTGCACTTCCAGCGAATTATATCAAAAATACCATGACGAAGAATGGGGAGTCCCTGTATATGATGACAAAACCCTTTTCGAATTTTTAATTCTAGAAACCTTTCAAGCTGGATTGAGTTGGATTACCATTCTTAACAAAAGAGAAAATTTCAGAGCAGCTTTTGATGCATTTGATTATATAAAAATTGCAAACTATACCGAACCTAAAATACAAGATTTACTACAAGATCCGGGTATTATTCGCAACCAATTAAAAATACGTTCCGCTGTTTCAAATGCCATTTCCTTTATAAAAATTCAAGAAGAATTTGGCAGTTTCTCAAAGTACATTTGGGATTTTGTAGATGGAAAACCCATTATAAACAACCGCAAAAACATAAGTGAAGTACAAGCTACAACTCCCCTATCTGATGCAATAAGCAAAGATTTAAAAAAACGCGGATTTAAGTTTGTCGGCTCAACCGTTATTTATGCTCACATGCAAGCTACAGGCATGGTCAACGATCATACAGAAGATTGCTGGAAAGCACCTCAACATCAATAA
- the thiS gene encoding sulfur carrier protein ThiS, translated as MELKINNQNKQFSLESLTIQALLDLEIPEKQNGIAVAINNTVIPKTNWNSHQINEIDDILIISATQGG; from the coding sequence ATGGAGCTTAAAATCAACAATCAAAACAAACAATTCTCACTTGAAAGTCTAACTATTCAAGCACTTCTCGATTTGGAGATTCCCGAAAAACAAAACGGAATCGCCGTAGCCATCAACAATACCGTCATTCCAAAAACCAATTGGAATTCACACCAAATCAACGAAATCGACGATATACTTATTATTTCCGCTACACAAGGTGGATAA
- the thiC gene encoding phosphomethylpyrimidine synthase ThiC, whose translation MTNEEKISRKPFPNSTKIYVKGEIHPIKVAMREIKLANTNLSNGRIEENPPITVYDTSGPYTDPNIEINIRKGLPRIREQWILDRNDVEILSEISSDYGKERLNNEKLNDLRFEYLHQPMRAKKGANVSQLYYAKQGIITPEMEYIAIRENQRIEQLNAQTEAMQCQHHGNSFGANTPKSKITPEFVRSEVARGRAIIPNNINHPESEPMIVGRNFLVKINANIGNSAVTSSIEEEVEKAVWACRWGADTIMDLSTGKNIHETREWIIRNSPVPIGTVPIYQALEKVNGIAEDLTWEVFRDTLIEQAEQGVSYFTIHAGVLLRYIHLTAERATGIVSRGGSIMAKWCLFHHKENFLFTHFEDICEIMKQYDVAFSLGDGLRPGSIADANDAAQFAELETLGELTKIAWKHDVQVFIEGPGHVPMHMIKENMEKQLEHCDEAPFYTLGPLTTDIAPGYDHITSAIGAAMIGWYGCAMLCYVTPKEHLGLPNKKDVKDGVITYKIAAHAADLAKGHPGSQYRDNALSKARFEFRWEDQFNLSLDPDTAREFHDETLPAEGAKVAHFCSMCGPKFCSMKISQEIRDVAEAEKGMQTKSEEFIEQGKEIYV comes from the coding sequence ATGACCAACGAAGAAAAAATATCCAGAAAACCATTTCCTAATTCGACAAAAATTTATGTTAAAGGTGAAATACATCCCATAAAAGTTGCTATGCGAGAAATTAAGTTAGCCAATACTAATTTATCGAATGGAAGAATAGAAGAAAACCCACCTATAACCGTCTATGATACTTCTGGACCCTATACAGATCCAAATATAGAAATCAACATTAGAAAAGGATTGCCTCGCATTCGAGAACAATGGATACTAGATCGTAATGATGTAGAAATATTAAGCGAAATCTCTTCTGATTATGGCAAGGAACGATTAAATAATGAAAAATTAAACGATTTACGTTTCGAATATTTACACCAACCGATGCGAGCCAAAAAAGGCGCAAATGTATCGCAATTGTATTATGCAAAACAAGGCATCATCACTCCCGAAATGGAGTACATCGCCATACGCGAAAACCAACGTATCGAACAATTGAATGCGCAAACCGAAGCGATGCAATGCCAACATCATGGAAACAGTTTTGGTGCCAATACCCCAAAAAGCAAAATTACCCCCGAATTTGTGCGCAGCGAAGTAGCCCGAGGACGCGCCATAATACCCAATAACATTAACCATCCCGAAAGCGAACCAATGATTGTAGGCCGCAACTTTTTGGTAAAAATTAATGCAAACATCGGTAATAGTGCTGTAACTTCAAGCATAGAGGAAGAAGTTGAAAAAGCAGTTTGGGCATGTCGCTGGGGAGCTGATACGATTATGGATTTATCAACCGGAAAAAACATACACGAAACCAGAGAATGGATTATTAGAAATTCTCCTGTACCCATTGGAACAGTACCCATTTACCAAGCTTTGGAAAAAGTAAACGGAATTGCAGAAGATTTAACTTGGGAAGTTTTCCGCGACACCCTTATCGAGCAAGCCGAACAAGGCGTTTCTTATTTCACCATACACGCTGGAGTTTTATTGCGCTACATTCATTTAACAGCCGAAAGGGCTACAGGCATAGTTTCCCGCGGTGGTTCTATAATGGCCAAATGGTGTTTATTTCATCATAAAGAAAATTTTCTGTTTACCCATTTCGAGGACATTTGCGAAATCATGAAACAATACGATGTAGCGTTCTCATTAGGAGACGGATTACGCCCCGGTTCTATTGCCGATGCCAATGACGCCGCACAATTTGCTGAACTTGAAACACTAGGAGAACTCACAAAGATTGCTTGGAAACACGATGTTCAAGTTTTTATTGAAGGTCCTGGTCACGTTCCCATGCACATGATCAAAGAAAATATGGAGAAACAATTGGAACATTGTGACGAAGCACCTTTTTATACTTTAGGGCCATTAACTACCGATATTGCCCCTGGTTACGACCATATCACCTCAGCAATAGGAGCAGCAATGATTGGATGGTATGGCTGTGCTATGCTATGTTATGTCACTCCAAAAGAACACCTAGGATTACCCAACAAAAAAGATGTAAAAGACGGAGTTATCACTTATAAAATTGCCGCACATGCCGCCGACTTAGCCAAAGGTCATCCTGGATCACAATACCGTGACAATGCTTTAAGTAAGGCGCGTTTTGAATTCCGTTGGGAAGACCAATTTAATTTGTCATTGGATCCAGACACTGCCCGAGAATTTCATGACGAAACTTTACCGGCAGAAGGAGCAAAAGTGGCTCATTTTTGTTCTATGTGTGGACCCAAATTTTGCTCCATGAAAATCTCCCAAGAAATACGTGATGTCGCTGAAGCCGAAAAAGGTATGCAAACAAAATCAGAGGAATTCATTGAACAAGGAAAAGAAATATACGTTTAA
- a CDS encoding thiamine phosphate synthase, with amino-acid sequence MIVITNPIPITNEIATIHALFESNLELLHIRKPYFSDSEMKQFLSGIHQNYSSRLVMHSHHHLVEEFKIKRIHISESKRKVIQLLPKNTPFDSYKTKEFHLSTSVHSIEDFNTLDKIFEYAFISPIYPSISKENYYSEINWLEAINHRTNYTTKLIALGGIESNKVEKTLKIGFDNVALLGTIWNSNNPIKNFKSCQKIVQSF; translated from the coding sequence ATGATAGTAATCACAAATCCAATTCCGATCACCAATGAAATCGCCACCATACATGCTCTTTTTGAGAGCAATTTGGAGTTGTTACATATTCGAAAACCATATTTTTCGGATTCAGAAATGAAACAATTTCTATCAGGCATCCATCAAAATTATAGCTCCCGTTTGGTTATGCATAGTCATCATCATTTAGTAGAAGAGTTTAAAATAAAGCGCATCCACATTAGCGAAAGCAAACGAAAAGTTATACAATTACTACCAAAAAATACACCTTTTGACTCCTACAAAACAAAAGAATTTCATTTATCTACATCAGTTCACAGCATAGAAGACTTTAATACTTTGGATAAAATTTTTGAATATGCTTTTATTAGCCCCATTTACCCAAGTATTTCAAAAGAAAACTATTATTCAGAAATAAATTGGTTGGAAGCGATTAATCATAGAACCAATTACACAACAAAACTCATCGCTTTGGGTGGTATAGAATCGAACAAAGTTGAAAAAACATTAAAAATCGGATTTGACAATGTAGCCCTATTAGGAACTATATGGAACAGCAATAATCCCATAAAAAACTTTAAATCATGTCAGAAAATCGTCCAATCGTTTTAA
- a CDS encoding hydroxymethylpyrimidine/phosphomethylpyrimidine kinase: MSENRPIVLTIAGFDPSGGAGVLADIKTFEQHKVYGFAINTANTIQTDQLFCKIGWTSLDFILESITTLFENHSIEVVKIGIVPSLDYLNKIIFCLKKISPSIKIIWDPILKSSTEFDFLFLKNQTLLIKILEQIDLITPNYNEIMHFNPEAQNIKMTVKLYSIYCSILLKGGHNPTEIGVDYLYSKNSTYRFPPKTNKCHEKHGSGCILSAAITANLALGQNLKTACKNAKKYTENYLQSNPTKLGFHYV; this comes from the coding sequence ATGTCAGAAAATCGTCCAATCGTTTTAACAATAGCGGGATTTGATCCTTCTGGTGGTGCAGGGGTTTTGGCAGACATCAAAACTTTCGAACAGCACAAAGTATACGGTTTCGCTATCAACACCGCAAATACCATTCAAACTGATCAACTATTTTGTAAAATCGGATGGACCTCTCTTGATTTTATATTGGAATCCATAACAACTCTATTTGAAAATCATTCGATTGAAGTAGTGAAAATTGGAATTGTACCCTCTTTGGATTATTTGAATAAAATTATTTTTTGTCTTAAAAAAATTTCTCCAAGCATAAAAATAATATGGGACCCTATTTTAAAATCTTCAACTGAATTTGATTTTTTATTTTTAAAAAACCAAACTCTTTTAATAAAAATACTAGAACAAATAGATTTGATTACTCCGAATTACAATGAAATTATGCATTTTAATCCCGAAGCACAAAATATCAAAATGACAGTAAAATTGTATTCCATTTATTGTTCAATTCTATTAAAAGGCGGACACAACCCAACCGAAATTGGTGTTGATTATTTATATTCTAAAAATAGTACTTATAGATTTCCTCCCAAAACTAACAAATGCCATGAAAAACACGGTTCAGGTTGTATCCTTTCGGCAGCAATTACAGCCAACCTTGCATTAGGGCAAAACCTAAAAACAGCTTGTAAAAATGCAAAAAAATATACCGAAAACTATTTGCAATCAAACCCAACCAAACTAGGATTTCATTATGTTTAA
- a CDS encoding thiamine phosphate synthase — MFNKLQYISQGDTVKEQLYNIHQALDNGCDWIQMRFKNQDSKKSFALGEAVHFLCEEYLANFIVNDNVHLAEQIAADGVHLGLTDMSIQEARSILGKTKIIGATANTLENVINHIQNECDYIGLGPFQFTKTKDNLSPILGLDGYHSIIQNLNEIQKETPIYAIGGITLEDVESLMETGIHGIAVSGIITNSDQKRKIITQLNENLYSNVII, encoded by the coding sequence ATGTTTAACAAACTACAATACATCTCACAAGGAGACACTGTCAAAGAACAATTATACAACATTCACCAAGCCTTAGACAATGGCTGTGACTGGATACAAATGCGATTCAAAAATCAAGATTCAAAAAAATCATTTGCTTTGGGAGAAGCCGTACATTTTTTATGCGAAGAATATCTCGCCAATTTTATAGTGAACGACAATGTACATTTAGCAGAACAAATTGCTGCAGACGGGGTTCATTTGGGACTCACAGACATGAGTATACAAGAAGCGCGAAGTATTTTAGGAAAAACAAAAATCATCGGAGCAACGGCAAATACTCTAGAGAATGTTATTAATCATATCCAAAATGAATGCGACTATATTGGTCTTGGTCCTTTTCAATTTACAAAAACCAAAGACAATTTAAGTCCAATATTGGGACTTGATGGATATCATTCAATAATTCAAAACTTAAATGAAATTCAAAAAGAAACACCAATATATGCCATTGGCGGAATTACATTAGAAGATGTAGAATCACTCATGGAAACAGGAATTCATGGTATTGCGGTTTCGGGTATTATTACAAATAGCGATCAAAAAAGAAAAATCATCACTCAACTTAACGAAAACTTATATAGCAATGTCATTATTTAA